In Zingiber officinale cultivar Zhangliang chromosome 11B, Zo_v1.1, whole genome shotgun sequence, a single window of DNA contains:
- the LOC122033903 gene encoding uncharacterized protein LOC122033903: MDLERELARQPTCMEVFLKTHKKKDGSFVDSRSQTLHQQMAERVTQAYQPSVEGGDSQSLFTDALNEIYYDVVGGKTKNSTLYGLGSQEKVAFDCLRNPADRASSSSSSEMQSLRRENQELRTQLKSIDERMTDMDQWRADEEKRRSDEEKRRAEHDKSNDDLMAQMRQIVANFTPGVTWF; the protein is encoded by the exons ATGGATTTG GAACGCGAGCTTGCCCGACAGCCCACATGTATGGAGGTCTTTCTCAAAacccataagaagaaggatggatcatttgttgattctcgatctcAAACTCTTcat CAACAAATGGCAGAAAGGGTGACTCAGGCATATCAGCCATCAGTAGAGGGGGGAGATTCACAGTCTCTATTCACCGACgctctaaatgagatttattatgatgttgtcggtggaaaGACAAAAAACTCTACCCTCTACGGCCTGGGCTCTCAAGAAAaagttgcatttgattgtctGAGAAATCCGGCCGAccgtgctagttcctcttcatCTAGTGAGATGCAGTCCTTAAGacgtgaaaatcaagaactgcgCACTCAATTGAAATCAATAGATGAGAGGATGACCGATATGGATCAGTGGCGAGCtgatgaggagaagaggagatctgatgaggagaagaggagagccGAACATGACAAGAGTAATGATGATCTCATGGCCCAGATGCGCCAGATAGTGGCTAATTTCACCCCAGGGGTCACATGGttctga